In Candidatus Berkelbacteria bacterium, the DNA window GGCGCACGAGACTATTTAGTGCCGAGCCGCATTATGCCAGGCAACTTCTACGCTTTGCCGCAATCTCCACAACAGTACAAGCAACTCCTGATGGTAGCCGGCGCTGAACGTTATTTTCAGATCGTTCGCTGCTTTCGCGATGAAGATGCCCGAGCCGATCGCCAACCAGAATTTAGCCAGCTTGATGTTGAACTAAGTTTTAGTTCACAGGAAGAGATTCTAGAGCTACTGGAAGACGCCTATAAAGATTTGGTCAAAACACTTTTCCCGGAGAAATCTTTAACTTTTGCTGCATTCCCGCGCTTGAAATACGCCGAAGTTATGAAGCAATACGGTACCGACCGACCAGACTTGCGTAAAGATAAAAACAACCCTGATGAGCTGGCTTTTGCGTTTATTGTCGACTTTCCAATGTTTGAGTACAAAGAGGGCGACAAGCGATGGGGAGCTGTTCACCATCCGTTTACCGCGCCAGCAGCGGAGTGGGAGGATAAATTCGAGAAAGACCCGAAGAACGCCTTCGCCGAGCAGTATGACCTTGTCCTAAATGGTAGCGAGGTTGCAGGTGGCAGTATTAGAATTCACAAACCTGAGGTACTTCAAAGAGTGTTTGAGTTTCTAGGACACAGTAAAGATGAGATAACCGCTAAATTTGGCCATTTGATCGAAGCATTTCAGTATGGCGTGCCGCCGCATGGTGGCTTTGCGTCGGGCCTAGATCGGCTTTACGCAATATTGCTGAAAGAAGACTCAATTCGTGACGTTATCGCCTTTGCTAAAGCGGGCGACGGTCGTGATTTGATGATGAATGCCCCGAGCCCGATCGATGAGTCACAGCTAAAGGAGTTGGGGCTTAAGAGAGCTGATGCTAAATAGTTACGTCAAAACACCTACACGTCACCGACCACGCATTCTCTCATTAGTGACGTTGCTCGTAATACTTTTTCTTCTTCGCTCAGGGAGTACCGCTCCAATCGCTTCTGCGAGTGGCTCGACTGAGACGGCGAGCTTAGCAAGCTTAGATAGTGTCGAGGAATACCTTGCCGTAAAGGATAAGGCCCCCGCAGCACCGATCTACGCCAAATCTTACATCTTGATGGATGGCGAAACTGGGGACATACTGGTAAATCGTAACGGTGATCTTTCAATTCCTATTGCCTCAACAACCAAAATGATTACCGCTCTTACGGCCGTTGAGAACTTAAAACTAGACGATGTGACAACAACTACCGCCTTCCCGACAAGAATAGAGGGCTCGAAGGTTAATTTACTTACCGACGAGAAGATAACTGTTCTAAACCTCCTCAAGGCGCTGCTTATAAATTCAGGAAACGACTCTGCGTTTGCAATCGCAGAAGCATATTCAGGCAAAACAGGCGACTACCAGACATTTGTTAAAAAAATGAACGAATTCGTGGCGAAAAACGGCCTCAAGAATACCGTCCTGTCAGATCCAGCTGGCCTAGATGATGAAAAAGGCCGCTCCACGCCGCGTGAACTGGCGCATATCGCCAGGATTTTGCTTAAGAACGAGGCACTTTCGAAGATAGTCAGCACACCGCAGGAAGTGGTTACCTCAGTTAATGGACAGCAGCGTCATGAATTAAAAAATACCAACCGTCTTATTCAATCAGACACCCCGTACTACATGCCGAATGCTTTAGGGGTGAAAACCGGCTTCACGCATGAAGCAGGGCATAGCCTAGTTGCCGCCTACCGATTGGGCGATCGGTTACTCATCGGTGTAGTCATGAATACAGCAGAATACACCAACACTGCCTCGGCGGCAGAAATGAAAAAGCTTTTTCTTTGGGCTGAGCAGAATTTAGCAAAGAAAAAGTATCTTGAGCTCGCTGTACCTTAACTAATATATGCTCTACTCTTGACAAAGATGGGTATAGGTATATTAATTACTGGATATTCGTCACAGTGCACAAATTGCACTTCAACGAGTCCGGTGGCTCTCTTGGGAATGAAATGACCAGAGACACGCGTTTGGAAGTGATCACAAATAATAAGAAAGGAGTCGAATGAGTGTGATCGATACATGGGGAACTGAAGTCAGAGATGTTCTCCAAAATACATGGGACCGCATTGTTGATTTTGCACCCAACATTGTAGGCGCCGTCATTATTGCTTTAATAGGTGCAATTGTGGGAATGATTTTGGGTTATGTAGTAACCCGGATTTTACAAGCCGTTCGTTTGCAATCGTTGGCCGATCAGAGCCGTTTTACCGAAGTTTTGCGACGTGCAAAGCTACGTACTGACGTCTCAGAGTTTACCGGTGCGTTTGTCAAATGGGTGGTAATCTTGGCCTTTTTGATTCCGGCAGCAGCCGTACTTAAGGTCGAGGGAGCGCGCGAGTTCTTTGAAGGCATCTTGCTCTATGTGCCTAAAGTCCTCGGCGTTGCTGTCTTCGTAGTCTTGGGTGCTTTGCTAACAGATGTTCTCGCAAAGCTCGCCCGAGTTTCTGTTGACAGCCTTGGTTTGACGTTAGGTAAAGTAGTTGACGCCTTAGTGCGTTGGTCACTTTACATCTTCATCGCGATAACAGCGATGTTTGCCCTAGGTGTTGCTCGTGAGTTCATCGTGATTATGTTCACTGGACTTATCGCCGCCCTGGCAATCGGTTTCGGTTTGTCATTTGGCTTAGGCGCTCAATCCCACATGAACGACCTGGTCAAACGAATTCGTGACGACCTACGCCGTTAAGAAAGTAAGCTAAGAATAAAGGAAGAGCGTCGGCAAAGGCCGGCGCCTTTCTTTTATTACCTACTTAGTTGGAGCTCGAGGCTAACTACGTTTGTTTTTCGGCCAAGTCGTCAGGGCGATAGATGCAGCGTCTTGCTCGGCACGCTGCTTTGAGGTTCCAGTGCCTTTAGCAATTAAACGGCCCGAAGCATGGACGCCGACAACAAACTGCTTCTGGTGATCCGGACCTTCCTCTGACAACACACGGTACTCTGGCGTAGCGCCAAGATCATCCTGACACACCTCCTGTAGGCGTGATTTTGGGTCGATGTAGAGCTTTTTCTCTATAATCTCAGGTAAAAGGGCGATCAAGTACTTATGAATGAACTTAGAAGAGGCCTCGTATCCCAGATCAAGGTAAATCGCGCCGATTAGAGCTTCGAAAGTATTAGCTAGAATTAGACTTCGGGAGCGGCCGCCGGATTTTTCCTCACCTTTACTAAGGTAGAGCTGCTGGCCTAGCTCAATATCAGACGCAACTTTTGCCAGAACTTCGCCTTTGACTATCGAACTGCGCCAATTTGTCAGCTCACCCTCGGGGTTGTCGTAAG includes these proteins:
- a CDS encoding aspartate--tRNA ligase, whose amino-acid sequence is MTNHSRVLSNEVNQQVDKKVLLRGWAQTIRLHSKVAFIDLRDRKGITQLVITDALLNDVQNLTPESVISVEGVVTKRPQNLVNPNIISGTVEVQVDKLTVEAVAKPLPLPLNDREVGEDVRLKYRYLDLRSTKMAENLRTRHRMNQFIRDFFTNKDFIEVETPYISKSTPEGARDYLVPSRIMPGNFYALPQSPQQYKQLLMVAGAERYFQIVRCFRDEDARADRQPEFSQLDVELSFSSQEEILELLEDAYKDLVKTLFPEKSLTFAAFPRLKYAEVMKQYGTDRPDLRKDKNNPDELAFAFIVDFPMFEYKEGDKRWGAVHHPFTAPAAEWEDKFEKDPKNAFAEQYDLVLNGSEVAGGSIRIHKPEVLQRVFEFLGHSKDEITAKFGHLIEAFQYGVPPHGGFASGLDRLYAILLKEDSIRDVIAFAKAGDGRDLMMNAPSPIDESQLKELGLKRADAK
- a CDS encoding D-alanyl-D-alanine carboxypeptidase translates to MLNSYVKTPTRHRPRILSLVTLLVILFLLRSGSTAPIASASGSTETASLASLDSVEEYLAVKDKAPAAPIYAKSYILMDGETGDILVNRNGDLSIPIASTTKMITALTAVENLKLDDVTTTTAFPTRIEGSKVNLLTDEKITVLNLLKALLINSGNDSAFAIAEAYSGKTGDYQTFVKKMNEFVAKNGLKNTVLSDPAGLDDEKGRSTPRELAHIARILLKNEALSKIVSTPQEVVTSVNGQQRHELKNTNRLIQSDTPYYMPNALGVKTGFTHEAGHSLVAAYRLGDRLLIGVVMNTAEYTNTASAAEMKKLFLWAEQNLAKKKYLELAVP
- the rnc gene encoding ribonuclease III; amino-acid sequence: MNQIQLKQLEDFQARHQLKFNDPNLLRTVFVHRSYLNESPEDIREHNERLEFLGDAVLELVVTEYLYKTYDNPEGELTNWRSSIVKGEVLAKVASDIELGQQLYLSKGEEKSGGRSRSLILANTFEALIGAIYLDLGYEASSKFIHKYLIALLPEIIEKKLYIDPKSRLQEVCQDDLGATPEYRVLSEEGPDHQKQFVVGVHASGRLIAKGTGTSKQRAEQDAASIALTTWPKNKRS